A stretch of Caenibius tardaugens NBRC 16725 DNA encodes these proteins:
- a CDS encoding tyrosine-type recombinase/integrase, which translates to MGHSDLDPAVHQRRPWNAGQNVGAKRPLKPRDIWAIRFYLDEHNRLRDRALFDLAIDSKLRGCDLVKLRIGDVVSGALIRNRATVIQQKTGRRVQFEIMTEARRSLDNWLQRRGGTTVDFVFPSRIDYMGHLSTRQYARLVDEWVTTVGLNSREYGTHSMRRTKASLIYKATGNLRAVQILLGHTNIENTVRYLGVDVDDALTLSERTDI; encoded by the coding sequence ATGGGACATTCAGACCTTGACCCTGCCGTCCACCAGCGGCGCCCATGGAATGCTGGCCAGAATGTGGGGGCAAAACGCCCCCTTAAACCGCGAGATATCTGGGCCATCCGTTTTTATCTCGATGAACACAATCGACTGCGTGATCGGGCACTCTTCGATCTGGCAATCGACAGCAAGCTACGAGGCTGTGATCTGGTAAAGCTCAGGATTGGTGACGTTGTTAGTGGAGCTCTTATCCGTAACCGCGCGACGGTGATCCAACAAAAGACGGGCAGGCGAGTGCAATTCGAAATCATGACCGAAGCACGCAGGAGTCTGGACAATTGGTTGCAGCGCCGTGGCGGAACGACCGTCGATTTCGTGTTCCCCAGCCGGATTGATTACATGGGCCATCTGAGCACACGGCAATATGCTCGCCTGGTGGATGAATGGGTCACAACTGTTGGTCTCAATTCTAGAGAATATGGGACACATTCAATGCGACGAACCAAGGCGTCGCTAATCTACAAAGCGACCGGTAACCTGCGCGCCGTGCAAATCTTGCTTGGACATACCAATATTGAGAACACTGTCAGATATCTGGGCGTAGACGTGGACGATGCCCTGACCTTATCCGAGCGAACTGACATCTAG
- a CDS encoding arylamine N-acetyltransferase family protein, whose product MDLKLTDAQLDAYLARIGVARPEQADIAALKMIHQRHALGFTWEAIDCFMGWPSSLAPHTTFAKMVEGRRGGWCYEMNGLLGAALSACGFTVTRLCGGVRRADMGDLALGNHLTLRIDLEEPWLAEAGLGDALVDPVPLVIGPIAQNGYDFAIKPADGDWLRFHNHAFGSAPTFDFRPDYTDEAALAGSQRWLMENDASPFRANLVIQRHFPDRIESLVNATWRTISPRGIVERPVGDFSTFKSLLEHVFQIDPPRCEAIWSRASVNSDA is encoded by the coding sequence ATGGACCTGAAGCTCACAGATGCCCAACTGGATGCCTATCTGGCCCGGATTGGCGTCGCCCGGCCCGAGCAGGCCGATATCGCTGCGCTGAAGATGATCCATCAAAGGCATGCGCTTGGTTTCACCTGGGAAGCCATCGATTGTTTCATGGGCTGGCCCTCCAGCCTCGCGCCGCACACCACCTTCGCCAAGATGGTGGAAGGACGTAGGGGCGGCTGGTGTTATGAGATGAACGGGCTGCTAGGCGCGGCCCTGTCCGCCTGCGGCTTCACTGTGACGCGGCTCTGCGGTGGTGTCCGGCGAGCGGATATGGGCGATCTGGCACTCGGCAATCACCTGACGCTGCGGATCGACCTTGAAGAACCTTGGCTGGCCGAAGCGGGATTGGGCGATGCACTTGTCGATCCGGTTCCGCTCGTTATTGGCCCGATCGCCCAGAACGGGTATGATTTCGCGATAAAGCCAGCTGACGGCGACTGGCTGCGCTTCCATAATCATGCGTTTGGTAGCGCTCCGACCTTCGATTTTCGCCCCGACTATACCGACGAAGCCGCACTAGCCGGTTCTCAACGCTGGCTGATGGAAAACGATGCATCACCCTTCCGGGCCAATCTCGTGATCCAGCGACATTTTCCGGATCGGATCGAGAGCCTAGTGAATGCAACCTGGCGTACAATCTCGCCACGAGGTATCGTCGAGCGGCCGGTCGGCGACTTTTCCACGTTCAAATCCCTGCTCGAACATGTATTTCAGATCGATCCGCCGCGATGTGAAGCGATTTGGAGTCGTGCCAGCGTGAACTCTGACGCGTAA